One segment of Nocardia farcinica DNA contains the following:
- a CDS encoding UDP-N-acetylmuramate dehydrogenase, with protein MTGDEVRELLADTGATVREAVRLAELTTLRVGGPAVLAECGTTEALVATVRALDAAGVPVLLLAGGSNLLVGDDGFDGVVVRVATSGVELGADGVLAEAGADWDAVVAATVAAGLGGLECLSGIPGSAGATPVQNVGAYGVEVAELLRRVRLLDRATGEIRWAGPGELGFGYRTSVLKHSDAAVVLAVEFALRPDGSSAPLRYRELAAALAADEGESRPAAAVREAVLRLRAGKGMVLDPADHDTWSAGSFFTNPVVPADRIEQVRAAIHAHVGEVTIPTYPAADGVKLSAGWLIERAGFGKGWPGAEAPARLSTKHTLALTNRGTARAADVVALARAVRDGVAERFGIRLEPEPVTVGVRL; from the coding sequence GTGACCGGCGACGAGGTGCGCGAGCTGCTCGCCGACACCGGCGCGACGGTCCGCGAGGCGGTGCGATTGGCGGAGCTGACCACGTTGCGCGTCGGCGGCCCCGCCGTGCTCGCCGAATGCGGTACCACCGAAGCCCTGGTGGCGACCGTGCGGGCGCTCGACGCCGCCGGTGTGCCGGTGCTGCTGCTCGCGGGCGGCTCGAATCTGCTGGTCGGTGACGACGGTTTCGACGGTGTCGTGGTACGGGTCGCGACCAGCGGGGTGGAGCTCGGCGCCGACGGCGTGCTCGCCGAGGCGGGCGCCGACTGGGACGCGGTGGTGGCCGCCACCGTCGCGGCGGGTCTCGGCGGGCTGGAATGCCTGTCCGGCATTCCCGGTTCCGCGGGTGCGACGCCGGTGCAGAACGTCGGCGCCTACGGCGTGGAGGTCGCCGAGCTGTTGCGCCGGGTGCGGCTGCTGGACCGGGCCACCGGCGAGATCCGCTGGGCCGGTCCCGGTGAACTCGGCTTCGGCTACCGCACCAGCGTGCTCAAGCACAGCGACGCGGCCGTGGTGCTCGCCGTCGAGTTCGCGCTGCGCCCGGACGGCAGCAGCGCGCCGCTGCGCTACCGGGAGCTGGCCGCGGCGCTGGCGGCGGACGAGGGCGAGTCGCGGCCCGCGGCCGCCGTGCGCGAGGCCGTGCTGCGGTTGCGCGCGGGCAAGGGCATGGTGCTCGATCCGGCCGACCACGACACGTGGAGCGCGGGCTCGTTCTTCACCAACCCGGTGGTGCCCGCCGACCGGATCGAGCAGGTACGCGCCGCGATCCACGCCCATGTGGGTGAGGTCACGATTCCCACCTATCCGGCCGCGGACGGTGTCAAGCTCTCGGCGGGCTGGCTGATCGAGCGCGCCGGCTTCGGCAAGGGCTGGCCCGGTGCGGAGGCGCCCGCCCGGCTGTCCACGAAACACACACTGGCGCTGACCAATCGAGGTACCGCCCGGGCCGCCGACGTGGTCGCGCTGGCCCGCGCTGTGCGCGACGGTGTCGCCGAGCGCTTCGGCATCCGGCTCGAACCCGAACCGGTCACCGTCGGCGTGCGGCTGTAG
- a CDS encoding CocE/NonD family hydrolase, with protein sequence MRRAFRVTVAGLAAALFLPFLGSGATAAPLPTGPDGGAAGQAWAATHDGPQQFPNIHITWDVPITMSDGTVLKANLYRPADVLGNPVPVATPTVVNMTPYTKLVSNLADHAGSVPGLSDAMIGLFREIDMTGTPFSGVTDLTKAFGGGQLRNFAVDRSLVRSGYTQLVVDVRGTGFSQGEWDMLRDREQQDTVEVIDWAARQPWSNGRIGMSGISYSAINQVQAAEKAPPALQAIFPIVPGSDLVTDVLAPGGGFGFNFIPLWLTAINTLKWVPDVQSLVTGNFDQQWLTDRMDSPLTYMDVFLNAYSKTRLEDLDPRVRSMLTDGSPERKAWLGDPSRITIPTFVVGGWHDLFTYSESQIYNQISAPPGHKQLLMGNTYHLNSGNEYAEPGLPPRLDVLQRAWFDRWLKDIDNGIDRYGPVTLRQQGGGWITQNGFGDSAEGAEGAEHRRMYLSGAPSGTARSVYDGSLLAEQDGSTQRLTVAPGLTGLCSNDAGQATAGVLAAIDACGADSRIQETNGLTFTSAPVAEPTVISGPIAVRLNTVQDAADGYWSVTVNDVAPDGRSTVLSSGQLMASLRSIDESRSSRSANGDYTDPRPLASLEDRLPVIPGEPTTLDIALPATEAVLQPGHRLRVDVYAGNFPKGLPILPMLVDTGLKPQHLQLDPERPSFVNIPVRGNPGW encoded by the coding sequence ATGAGAAGAGCGTTCCGGGTCACCGTGGCGGGCCTCGCCGCTGCCCTGTTCCTGCCGTTCCTCGGCTCCGGCGCCACCGCCGCGCCGCTGCCCACCGGGCCCGACGGTGGCGCGGCGGGCCAGGCATGGGCCGCGACCCACGACGGGCCGCAGCAGTTCCCGAACATCCACATCACCTGGGATGTTCCGATCACCATGAGCGACGGCACGGTGCTGAAGGCGAACCTGTACCGCCCGGCCGACGTGCTCGGTAATCCGGTCCCCGTCGCGACGCCGACGGTGGTCAACATGACGCCGTACACCAAGCTGGTGTCCAACCTCGCCGACCACGCGGGCTCGGTGCCCGGCCTGTCGGACGCGATGATCGGGCTGTTCCGCGAGATCGACATGACCGGCACGCCGTTCTCCGGCGTCACCGATCTCACCAAGGCATTCGGGGGCGGCCAGCTGCGCAACTTCGCCGTCGACCGCAGCCTGGTCCGCAGCGGCTACACCCAGCTGGTCGTCGACGTCCGCGGCACCGGCTTCTCGCAGGGCGAATGGGACATGCTGCGCGACCGCGAGCAGCAGGACACCGTCGAGGTGATCGACTGGGCGGCCCGCCAGCCGTGGTCCAACGGCCGGATCGGCATGAGCGGCATCTCCTACTCCGCCATCAACCAGGTGCAGGCGGCGGAGAAGGCGCCGCCCGCGCTACAGGCCATCTTCCCGATCGTGCCGGGCAGCGACCTCGTCACCGACGTGCTCGCGCCCGGCGGCGGCTTCGGGTTCAACTTCATCCCGCTGTGGCTGACCGCGATCAACACCCTCAAGTGGGTGCCGGACGTGCAGTCCCTGGTCACCGGCAACTTCGACCAGCAGTGGCTCACCGACCGCATGGACTCGCCACTGACCTACATGGACGTGTTCCTCAACGCCTACAGCAAGACCCGGCTCGAGGATCTGGACCCGCGGGTGCGCAGCATGCTCACCGACGGCAGCCCCGAACGCAAGGCGTGGCTGGGTGATCCGAGCCGGATCACCATCCCGACCTTCGTCGTCGGTGGCTGGCACGACCTGTTCACCTACTCCGAGTCCCAGATCTACAACCAGATCTCGGCGCCGCCCGGGCACAAGCAGCTGTTGATGGGCAACACCTACCACCTGAACTCCGGCAACGAATACGCCGAGCCCGGTCTGCCACCCCGGCTGGACGTGCTGCAGCGGGCGTGGTTCGACCGCTGGCTCAAGGACATCGACAACGGGATCGATCGCTACGGTCCGGTCACGCTGCGCCAGCAGGGCGGTGGCTGGATCACCCAGAACGGCTTCGGCGACTCGGCCGAGGGCGCGGAGGGCGCCGAGCATCGGCGCATGTACCTGTCGGGAGCGCCGAGCGGTACCGCGCGCAGCGTGTACGACGGCTCGCTGCTGGCCGAGCAGGACGGCAGCACCCAGCGCCTCACCGTCGCGCCGGGCCTGACCGGCCTGTGCTCGAACGACGCGGGCCAGGCCACCGCGGGCGTGCTCGCCGCCATCGACGCCTGCGGTGCCGATTCGCGGATCCAGGAGACCAACGGCCTCACCTTCACCAGTGCGCCGGTGGCCGAGCCGACCGTCATCTCCGGGCCGATCGCGGTGCGGTTGAACACGGTGCAGGACGCCGCCGACGGCTACTGGTCGGTGACCGTCAACGACGTCGCGCCCGACGGCCGCTCCACGGTGCTGTCCTCGGGCCAGTTGATGGCCTCGTTGCGGTCGATCGACGAGTCGCGCAGCAGCCGCTCCGCCAACGGCGACTACACCGACCCGCGGCCGTTGGCCTCCCTGGAGGACCGGCTGCCGGTGATCCCGGGCGAGCCGACCACCCTCGACATCGCGCTGCCCGCCACCGAGGCGGTACTGCAACCGGGCCACCGGCTGCGGGTGGACGTGTACGCGGGCAACTTCCCGAAGGGCCTGCCGATCCTGCCCATGCTCGTCGACACCGGGCTGAAGCCGCAGCACCTACAGCTGGACCCGGAGCGGCCCAGTTTCGTGAACATCCCGGTCCGCGGCAACCCCGGCTGGTAA
- a CDS encoding SDR family oxidoreductase — protein sequence MSTRTAVVTGASSGIGEATARQLAADGYHVYVGARRMDRLRTLAEEIGGTALELDVTSEDSVRAFTDAVERVDVLVNNAGGAKGLAPVAEADLDDWRWMWETNVLGTLRVTKALLPKLIDSGDGLIVTITSVAAFHAYDNGSGYTSAKHAQAVLHRTLRGELLGQPVRLTEIAPGAVETEFSLVRFDGDAERAAKVYEGIDPLVAADIAEIVGFVASRPPHVNLDQIIVKPRDQADPGRFARRG from the coding sequence ATGAGCACTCGCACCGCCGTCGTCACGGGAGCAAGTTCCGGCATCGGGGAGGCCACCGCGCGGCAGCTCGCCGCCGACGGCTACCACGTCTACGTCGGCGCGCGCCGGATGGACCGGCTGCGGACGTTGGCCGAGGAGATCGGTGGCACGGCACTGGAACTCGACGTCACCTCCGAGGATTCGGTGCGCGCGTTCACCGATGCGGTCGAGCGGGTGGACGTGCTGGTCAACAACGCCGGTGGCGCGAAGGGCCTGGCGCCGGTGGCCGAGGCCGACCTCGACGACTGGCGGTGGATGTGGGAGACCAACGTGCTCGGCACCCTGCGGGTCACCAAGGCGTTGCTGCCCAAGCTCATCGACTCCGGTGACGGCCTGATCGTCACCATCACCTCGGTGGCCGCCTTCCACGCCTACGACAACGGCTCCGGCTACACCTCCGCCAAGCACGCCCAGGCCGTGCTGCACCGCACGTTGCGCGGCGAGCTGCTGGGGCAGCCGGTGCGGCTCACCGAGATCGCGCCCGGCGCGGTGGAAACCGAGTTCTCGCTGGTGCGCTTCGACGGTGACGCCGAGCGCGCGGCCAAGGTCTACGAGGGCATCGACCCGCTGGTCGCCGCCGACATCGCCGAGATCGTCGGCTTCGTCGCCTCGCGGCCGCCGCACGTGAACCTGGACCAGATCATCGTCAAGCCGCGCGACCAGGCCGATCCCGGCCGCTTCGCCCGCCGCGGCTGA
- the cutA gene encoding divalent-cation tolerance protein CutA yields the protein MTEEIVDVSVTAESAEWLAEFTRGLVRDRLAACGNIVSGVRSIYRWEGALCDDTEALVVLHTRRSLVPAILDRARAEHPATTPQVLAVPVVEAHPGYRQWVLDSTARPDA from the coding sequence ATGACCGAGGAAATCGTGGACGTCTCCGTCACCGCCGAATCCGCCGAGTGGCTGGCGGAATTCACCCGCGGACTGGTGCGGGATCGGTTGGCGGCGTGCGGCAACATCGTCAGCGGCGTGCGCTCCATCTATCGCTGGGAGGGCGCGCTCTGCGACGACACCGAGGCGCTGGTCGTGTTGCACACCCGCCGCAGCCTGGTGCCCGCCATCCTGGACCGGGCCCGCGCCGAGCACCCGGCCACCACGCCGCAGGTGCTCGCCGTGCCGGTCGTCGAGGCCCACCCGGGATACCGGCAGTGGGTGCTGGACTCGACCGCGCGACCCGACGCCTGA
- the mshA gene encoding D-inositol-3-phosphate glycosyltransferase gives MDGVSQRVDQRPNRIAVLSVHTSPLAQPGTGDAGGMNVYVLRTAVELAQRGIEVEIFTRATASHIPPVQEAAPGVLVRNVVAGPFEGLDKQDLPTQLCPFTAEVLRQEARQLPGYYDLVHSHYWLSGQVGWLTRDRWRVPLVHTAHTLAAVKNAALAEGDAPEPVSREIGEKQIIAEADRMVANTAEEARQLVELYGADRDRIDVVPPGADLTRYRPGDRAAARAELGLALGEPIVAFVGRIQPLKAPDVLVRAAAELLRRDPGRALRVLIVGGPSGSGLQRPDALIELAAELGISERVTFLPPQPPERLVQVYRAADLVAVPSYSESFGLVAIEAQASGTPVLAADVGGLSTAVRDGATGLLVRGHETADWADALGALLGDRDRLRRMGLRAVAHAAGFSWAHTAEGLLESYSAALWEFHGARAGVGAGRMTPNQARSRALWRRRMGVRR, from the coding sequence ATGGATGGTGTGAGTCAGCGTGTGGACCAACGGCCGAACCGGATCGCGGTGTTGTCGGTGCACACCTCCCCGCTGGCCCAGCCGGGCACCGGTGACGCGGGCGGGATGAACGTCTACGTGCTGCGTACGGCTGTCGAGCTGGCCCAGCGCGGCATCGAAGTGGAGATCTTCACCCGGGCCACCGCCTCGCACATCCCGCCGGTGCAGGAGGCGGCCCCGGGCGTGCTGGTGCGCAACGTGGTCGCCGGTCCGTTCGAGGGACTCGACAAGCAGGACCTGCCCACCCAGCTGTGCCCGTTCACCGCGGAGGTGCTGCGGCAGGAGGCCAGGCAACTGCCCGGCTACTACGACCTGGTGCATTCGCACTACTGGCTGTCCGGCCAGGTCGGCTGGCTGACCCGGGACCGCTGGCGGGTGCCGCTGGTGCACACCGCGCACACGCTGGCCGCGGTGAAGAACGCCGCGCTCGCCGAGGGCGACGCCCCCGAGCCGGTGAGCCGCGAGATCGGCGAGAAACAGATCATCGCCGAGGCCGACCGGATGGTGGCCAACACCGCCGAGGAGGCGCGCCAGCTCGTCGAGTTGTACGGCGCCGACCGCGACCGCATCGACGTGGTACCGCCCGGCGCCGACCTGACCCGCTACCGCCCCGGCGACCGCGCGGCCGCCCGCGCCGAACTCGGCTTGGCGCTCGGGGAGCCGATCGTGGCGTTCGTCGGCCGCATCCAGCCGCTGAAGGCACCCGACGTGCTGGTTCGCGCGGCGGCGGAGTTGCTGCGCCGCGACCCCGGCCGCGCCCTGCGGGTGTTGATCGTCGGCGGCCCGTCCGGCTCCGGGTTGCAGCGGCCGGACGCGCTGATCGAACTGGCCGCCGAACTCGGGATCAGCGAGCGGGTCACCTTCCTGCCGCCGCAGCCGCCCGAACGGCTGGTGCAGGTGTATCGCGCCGCCGACCTGGTCGCGGTGCCCAGCTACAGCGAGTCCTTCGGCCTGGTCGCCATCGAGGCGCAGGCCAGCGGCACTCCGGTGCTGGCCGCCGACGTCGGCGGGCTGAGCACCGCCGTGCGCGACGGTGCGACCGGTCTGCTGGTGCGCGGGCACGAGACCGCCGACTGGGCCGACGCCCTCGGTGCGCTGCTCGGCGATCGGGACCGGTTGCGCCGCATGGGTCTTCGTGCGGTCGCGCACGCCGCGGGCTTCTCCTGGGCGCACACCGCCGAAGGACTGCTGGAGAGTTATTCCGCCGCGCTCTGGGAATTCCACGGTGCGCGCGCCGGCGTCGGCGCGGGCCGGATGACGCCGAACCAGGCCAGATCGCGGGCGCTGTGGCGGCGCCGGATGGGAGTGCGCCGATGA
- a CDS encoding type III secretion system chaperone family protein: MSEITDTAEVIDRTLREREIEYTRPGDDVFVVVLPGERKLKTTVMLTVGKHGVRIESFVCRKPDENFEGVYKFLLRRNRRLYGVAYTLDRVGDIYLVGRIATHAVTPDELDRVFGQVLEAVDADFNVLLELGFAESIRREWKWRVSRGESLKNLRAFEHLVDTAEDE, translated from the coding sequence ATGAGCGAGATCACCGACACCGCGGAGGTCATCGACCGGACCCTGCGCGAGCGCGAGATCGAGTACACCCGGCCCGGCGACGACGTCTTCGTCGTCGTGCTGCCCGGTGAGCGCAAGCTCAAGACCACGGTGATGCTCACCGTCGGCAAGCACGGCGTGCGGATCGAGTCCTTCGTCTGCCGCAAGCCCGACGAGAACTTCGAGGGCGTCTACAAATTCCTGCTGCGCCGCAACCGCAGGCTCTACGGGGTGGCCTACACGCTGGACCGGGTGGGCGACATCTATCTGGTCGGCCGCATCGCCACGCACGCGGTGACCCCCGACGAACTCGACCGCGTTTTCGGGCAGGTGCTCGAGGCGGTGGACGCCGACTTCAACGTGCTGCTCGAACTCGGTTTCGCCGAATCCATTCGGCGGGAATGGAAGTGGCGGGTCTCGCGCGGGGAATCGCTGAAGAACCTGCGCGCCTTCGAGCATCTGGTGGACACCGCCGAGGACGAGTGA
- a CDS encoding ROK family protein, with amino-acid sequence MTVLALDIGATKIAVGLVGADGVTHEVGRIRVPESGVWEAVSGLLLAAANGHEVAVVGIGSCGPVDAPAGITTPLNIPEWREGFALVDAVRELFPGASVRMAIDGVCLALAERHFGAARETPDALAMTVSSGIGGGIIVGGMVAVGHTGNAGHIGHMIVPGSTDPCACGGVGCVEAVASGPSAVRWARERGWTGSDGVELAAAAQAGDRIAKAALRRAGIALGQVISSAAALLDVDLVVVGGGFAQSGEPLWRPLQEALGAHARIEFLGDLRVVPSELGEQATLVGAGLLTALGGRG; translated from the coding sequence ATGACGGTTCTCGCACTGGACATCGGCGCCACCAAGATCGCGGTGGGGCTGGTCGGCGCCGACGGGGTGACCCACGAGGTGGGCCGGATCCGGGTGCCCGAGAGCGGCGTGTGGGAGGCGGTGTCCGGACTGCTGCTCGCGGCCGCCAACGGCCACGAGGTGGCGGTCGTCGGGATCGGGTCGTGCGGCCCGGTGGACGCGCCCGCCGGGATCACCACCCCGCTCAACATCCCCGAGTGGCGCGAGGGATTCGCCCTGGTCGACGCGGTGCGCGAGCTGTTCCCCGGCGCCTCGGTGCGGATGGCCATCGACGGGGTGTGCCTCGCGCTGGCCGAGCGGCACTTCGGCGCGGCGCGGGAGACCCCGGACGCGCTCGCCATGACGGTGTCCTCCGGAATCGGGGGCGGGATCATCGTCGGCGGCATGGTCGCGGTCGGGCACACCGGCAACGCCGGGCACATCGGGCACATGATCGTGCCGGGGAGCACCGATCCGTGCGCGTGCGGCGGTGTCGGCTGCGTGGAGGCCGTGGCGAGCGGACCCTCGGCGGTGCGCTGGGCTCGGGAGCGGGGCTGGACCGGCAGCGACGGCGTCGAACTGGCGGCCGCCGCGCAGGCCGGTGACCGGATCGCCAAGGCCGCCCTGCGGCGCGCCGGAATCGCGCTGGGACAGGTCATCTCGTCGGCGGCCGCGCTGCTGGACGTGGACCTGGTGGTGGTCGGCGGTGGTTTCGCCCAGTCCGGCGAGCCGCTGTGGCGGCCGCTGCAGGAAGCCCTCGGCGCGCACGCCCGCATCGAGTTCCTCGGCGATCTGCGGGTGGTGCCCTCCGAACTCGGCGAGCAGGCCACGCTGGTGGGGGCGGGCCTGCTGACGGCGCTGGGCGGCCGCGGCTGA
- a CDS encoding alpha/beta fold hydrolase yields the protein MATRDAVSADGTRIVYRVNGPEGARPLLLVHGWSADLTCWGAAADELARHYRVIAMDLRGHGYSDIPDSGYDDPKNWAADVAAVLAAEAAGTPAVLLGWSYGGIVISDYLTAHGTDAVAGVIYTGSMANIGVDVPGAEMGSALRQAIPGVFDESPGKAVRGFMAFGNANTGEGTDKGVDAQRLFGMSLSTPPAVRKALFYRTVDNTETLRTLDVPVLVLHGTADPVVPLANGRYVAETVPTARTSFWEGAQHGLFIEDRARFVAEVREFVDGL from the coding sequence ATGGCTACACGGGACGCGGTCAGCGCGGATGGCACCAGGATCGTCTATCGGGTGAACGGGCCGGAGGGCGCACGCCCGCTGCTGCTCGTGCACGGCTGGTCGGCCGACCTGACCTGCTGGGGCGCCGCCGCCGACGAGCTGGCCCGGCACTACCGGGTGATCGCCATGGACCTGCGCGGCCACGGCTACTCCGACATTCCGGACTCCGGCTACGACGATCCGAAGAACTGGGCCGCCGACGTCGCGGCCGTGCTCGCCGCGGAGGCGGCCGGCACCCCGGCGGTGCTGCTGGGCTGGTCCTACGGCGGCATCGTGATCAGCGACTACCTCACCGCCCACGGCACCGACGCGGTCGCCGGGGTGATCTACACCGGCTCGATGGCCAACATCGGGGTGGACGTGCCGGGCGCGGAGATGGGTTCGGCGCTGCGGCAGGCCATCCCCGGAGTGTTCGACGAGAGCCCCGGCAAGGCGGTGCGCGGCTTCATGGCCTTCGGCAATGCCAACACCGGCGAGGGCACCGACAAGGGCGTCGACGCGCAGCGGCTGTTCGGCATGAGCCTGTCCACCCCGCCCGCGGTGCGCAAGGCGCTGTTCTACCGCACCGTCGACAACACCGAGACGCTGCGCACCCTCGACGTCCCGGTGCTGGTACTGCACGGCACCGCCGATCCGGTGGTTCCCCTCGCCAACGGCCGCTACGTCGCCGAGACCGTGCCGACGGCCCGCACCTCGTTCTGGGAGGGCGCCCAGCACGGCCTGTTCATCGAGGATCGAGCCCGGTTCGTGGCCGAAGTCCGCGAGTTCGTCGACGGGCTGTAG
- a CDS encoding phosphoglyceromutase, which produces MTYTLVLLRHGESEWNALNLFTGWVDVHLTDKGVAEGKRAGELLAEHGILPDIVYTSLLRRAISTANIALDAADRHWIPVVRDWRLNERHYGELQGKNKAQIRDKYGEEQFMLWRRSYDTPPPPIEAGNEYSQEGDARYAGIDIPKTECLLDVVNRMVPYWESTISKDLLAGKTVLIAAHGNSLRALVKHLDQISDEEIAGLNIPTGIPLRYELDENLRPVRPREYLDPEAAAAGAAAVASQGGK; this is translated from the coding sequence ATGACGTACACCCTCGTGCTGCTGCGCCACGGCGAGAGCGAATGGAACGCCCTGAACCTGTTCACCGGCTGGGTGGACGTGCACCTCACCGACAAGGGCGTGGCCGAGGGCAAGCGGGCCGGTGAGCTGCTCGCCGAGCACGGGATCCTGCCCGACATCGTCTACACCTCGCTGCTGCGCCGGGCCATCTCCACCGCCAACATCGCCCTCGACGCCGCCGACCGGCACTGGATCCCGGTCGTGCGGGACTGGCGGCTCAACGAGCGGCACTACGGCGAGCTGCAGGGCAAGAACAAGGCCCAGATCCGCGACAAGTACGGCGAGGAGCAGTTCATGCTGTGGCGGCGCAGCTACGACACCCCGCCGCCGCCCATCGAGGCGGGCAACGAGTACAGCCAGGAGGGCGACGCCCGTTACGCGGGCATCGACATCCCCAAGACCGAGTGCCTGCTCGACGTGGTGAACCGGATGGTCCCCTACTGGGAGTCGACCATCTCCAAGGATCTGCTGGCGGGCAAGACCGTGCTGATCGCCGCGCACGGCAACTCGCTGCGCGCGCTGGTCAAGCACCTCGACCAGATCTCCGACGAGGAGATCGCCGGTCTGAACATCCCGACCGGCATTCCGCTGCGCTACGAACTGGACGAGAACCTGCGTCCGGTGCGCCCCCGCGAGTACCTGGACCCGGAGGCGGCGGCCGCCGGCGCGGCCGCGGTCGCGAGCCAGGGCGGTAAGTAA
- a CDS encoding L,D-transpeptidase: MSYRPLTRPAAVVAALLAVLALLAGCTIDRSGDDNGGARGPVAEVTMDPGDGATEVNPVAPVSVRVEDGTIAQVALTNAAGKQVAGELAPDHRSFRITEPLGYGATYTWSGTAVGTDGAPVPIEGSFTTLTPANTQPATVNIGDGQEVGIAAPIILQFQGAVQDKAAVEKALTVTTNPPTAGAWAWFPDDNGGSRAHWRPKQYWTPGTTVHVAARLYGLDLGGGNYGAADLTTDFTIGRSQIVRAHAPSHRMQVVRDGEVIFDFPASYGEGNEARNVTRSGIHVVTEKYEDFLMSNPPYYENVRERWAVRISNNGEFIHANPASLAAQGSANVTNGCINLSPEDAQAYFPTALYGDPVEVTGTSIALSAADGDLYDWTIDWDTWQTMSALDGSAAPVVSATPVTPGPPR; encoded by the coding sequence GTGAGCTACCGCCCGTTGACCCGACCGGCCGCCGTCGTGGCGGCACTGCTCGCCGTGCTCGCGCTGCTCGCGGGCTGCACGATCGACCGCTCCGGCGACGACAACGGCGGCGCCCGCGGTCCCGTCGCCGAGGTCACCATGGACCCGGGTGACGGCGCGACCGAGGTGAATCCGGTGGCCCCGGTCTCGGTGCGGGTCGAGGACGGCACCATCGCCCAGGTCGCGCTGACCAACGCCGCGGGCAAGCAGGTGGCGGGCGAGCTCGCCCCCGACCACCGCTCGTTCCGGATCACCGAACCGCTCGGCTACGGCGCCACCTACACCTGGTCGGGCACCGCGGTCGGCACCGACGGCGCCCCGGTGCCGATCGAGGGCAGCTTCACCACCCTCACCCCGGCGAACACCCAGCCGGCGACGGTCAACATCGGCGACGGCCAGGAGGTCGGCATCGCGGCGCCGATCATCCTGCAATTCCAGGGCGCGGTGCAGGACAAGGCGGCCGTCGAGAAGGCGCTGACGGTCACCACGAACCCGCCGACCGCGGGCGCCTGGGCCTGGTTCCCCGACGACAACGGCGGTTCCCGCGCGCACTGGCGGCCGAAGCAGTACTGGACGCCCGGCACCACCGTGCACGTCGCGGCGCGGCTCTACGGACTGGACCTGGGCGGGGGCAACTACGGCGCCGCCGACCTGACCACCGACTTCACCATCGGCCGCAGCCAGATCGTGCGGGCGCACGCGCCGAGCCACCGGATGCAGGTGGTCCGCGACGGCGAGGTGATCTTCGACTTCCCGGCCAGCTACGGCGAGGGCAACGAGGCGCGCAACGTCACCCGCTCGGGCATCCACGTGGTCACCGAGAAGTACGAGGACTTCCTCATGTCCAACCCGCCCTACTACGAGAACGTGCGGGAGCGCTGGGCGGTGCGGATCTCCAACAACGGGGAGTTCATCCACGCCAACCCGGCCTCGCTGGCCGCGCAGGGCTCGGCCAACGTCACCAACGGCTGCATCAACCTCTCGCCCGAGGACGCGCAGGCCTACTTCCCGACCGCGTTGTACGGCGACCCGGTGGAGGTGACCGGTACGTCCATCGCGCTGTCCGCCGCCGACGGCGACCTCTACGACTGGACCATCGATTGGGACACCTGGCAGACCATGTCGGCGCTCGACGGCTCGGCGGCCCCGGTGGTCTCGGCGACACCGGTCACCCCGGGCCCGCCGCGCTGA